In Streptomyces chartreusis, the following proteins share a genomic window:
- a CDS encoding helix-turn-helix transcriptional regulator, giving the protein MDNRDEVREFLTSRRARISPERAGLPAGSRRRVPGLRRSEVAALADMSVEYYAKLERGNLAGVSPAVLEAVARVLQLDDAERAHLLNLAQAADGSDALTRPRLRRARGQWKAHRSLQWTLDAITAGPAFVRNGRLDILATNQLARAFYRDIYATPGNQANLARFQFLDPASRRFYPDWDRFADVAVAILRTEAGRNPYDKDLHDLVGELSTRSEEFRTRWGAHNVRHHGTGTKRFRHEIVGEITLAFEGLELAAEPGLTLTIYAAEPGSASEEDLRLLASWAATHEAPTPAQQS; this is encoded by the coding sequence ATGGACAACCGTGATGAGGTCCGCGAGTTCCTGACCTCGCGTCGCGCCAGGATCAGCCCCGAGCGGGCCGGGCTGCCCGCGGGCTCGCGCCGCCGTGTACCGGGCCTGCGACGCAGCGAGGTCGCGGCCCTGGCCGACATGAGCGTCGAGTACTACGCCAAACTCGAACGCGGCAATCTCGCCGGTGTCTCGCCCGCAGTCCTGGAGGCCGTTGCCCGGGTGCTGCAGCTGGATGACGCCGAACGCGCCCATCTGCTGAATCTGGCGCAGGCGGCCGACGGCTCCGACGCCCTCACCCGACCGAGGCTGCGGCGCGCCAGGGGCCAGTGGAAGGCCCACCGCAGCCTGCAGTGGACTCTGGACGCCATCACCGCGGGACCGGCCTTCGTGCGCAACGGCCGCTTGGACATCCTCGCGACGAACCAGCTCGCCCGCGCCTTCTACCGCGACATCTACGCGACCCCCGGCAACCAGGCGAATCTGGCTCGGTTCCAGTTCCTCGACCCCGCCTCCCGGCGCTTCTACCCCGACTGGGACCGGTTCGCCGACGTGGCCGTCGCCATCCTGCGTACCGAAGCGGGCCGCAACCCGTACGACAAGGACCTCCATGACCTGGTCGGCGAACTGTCCACCCGCAGCGAGGAGTTCCGCACCCGGTGGGGCGCCCACAACGTCCGCCACCACGGAACGGGAACGAAGCGCTTCCGCCACGAGATCGTCGGGGAGATCACCCTCGCCTTCGAGGGCCTGGAGCTGGCGGCCGAGCCCGGCCTGACCCTGACCATCTACGCCGCCGAGCCCGGCTCGGCGTCCGAAGAGGACCTGCGCCTGCTCGCGTCCTGGGCGGCAACGCATGAGGCCCCGACGCCGGCGCAGCAATCGTGA
- a CDS encoding SDR family NAD(P)-dependent oxidoreductase — MSRILVTGSADGLGRAAADELLSAGHDVVVHARNEERAAGVRDLVDRGADIVLGDFTDRDSVRRIATELGDAAPLDAVIHNAGVWSGPAVMPVNIIAPYLLTSLLHGPHRLVYLSSGSHYQGRPLLDGTDWRGHKPGSYADSKLFVTTLAAAVARLRPGTVSNAVDPGWVPTRMGGPGAPDDLELGHRTQTWLATSDAAQALSSGGYWYHQQRQQPHASVYDEEFQDRLLHTLGEETGVPFTAQ, encoded by the coding sequence GTGAGTCGGATCCTGGTGACGGGCTCTGCGGACGGGCTTGGGCGGGCCGCGGCGGACGAACTGCTGTCCGCCGGCCATGACGTCGTGGTGCACGCCCGCAACGAGGAGCGCGCGGCCGGTGTCCGGGACCTGGTCGACCGCGGGGCCGACATCGTCCTGGGTGATTTCACGGACCGTGACTCGGTGCGGCGCATCGCCACCGAACTGGGCGATGCTGCGCCCCTGGACGCCGTGATCCACAACGCGGGGGTGTGGAGCGGGCCCGCGGTCATGCCGGTCAACATCATCGCCCCGTACCTGCTCACGTCCCTGCTGCACGGACCGCACCGACTGGTCTACCTGAGCAGCGGCTCGCACTACCAGGGGCGGCCCCTCCTCGACGGCACCGACTGGCGGGGACACAAACCCGGCTCGTACGCCGACAGCAAGCTGTTCGTCACGACGCTCGCGGCGGCGGTGGCGCGCCTGCGACCCGGAACAGTGAGCAATGCCGTGGACCCCGGATGGGTGCCCACCAGGATGGGCGGCCCCGGCGCGCCGGACGACCTGGAACTCGGTCACCGGACACAGACATGGCTCGCCACGAGCGATGCCGCGCAGGCATTGAGCAGCGGCGGCTACTGGTACCACCAACAGCGTCAACAGCCGCACGCCTCCGTGTACGACGAGGAGTTCCAGGACCGCCTCCTGCACACGCTGGGCGAAGAGACGGGCGTCCCCTTCACCGCGCAGTAG
- a CDS encoding M4 family metallopeptidase, whose translation MSLRHRTLIRRRRASAVALTAVGALLALAAPNLATAAPADPGGPAKITATPRAGADQTSLTPARRTALIKTAQSKAAGTAERIGLGGKEKLVVKDVIKDADGTTHTRYERTYSGLPVLGGDLVVHDKSGRTTVTKANKADLAPATLSPKISAAGAAGKALDVSRKAEVKGSETERAPRLVVWAGSGKPVLAWETVVEGAQEDGTPSELQVVTDAATGKQLLAAEKVHTGSGTGQYAGEVQLGTTLTGSTYQLVDPDRAGQKTYDLNQGTSGTGTLFTDDNDVWGDGLPSNRQTAGVDVAFGAAATWDYYKEAHGRNGIRNDGVAAYSRAHYGNNYVNAFWQDSCFCMTYGDGSGNTHPLTALDVAAHEMSHGVTAATAGLVYSGESGGLNEATSDIFAAAVEFYEDLPADPADYLVGEKIDINGNGTPLRYMDKPSKDGASRDNWSSTLGGIDVHYSSGPANHFFYLLSEGSGAKTVNGVSYDSPTYDGQSVTGIGIQNAAAIWYRALTTYMTSTTNYAGARTATLSAAADLFGAYSPTYLAVADSWAAINVGNRIALGVNLAPVADQISGVNQEVSLQLDAYTTNTGASLTYEATGLPDGLSISQSGLISGTPTTLGTSDVTIKVTDSTGATVSDTFSWQIAYVYANSTRVDIPDNGAAVESPVTITGRDGNASATTSVYVNIVHTYRGDLTVDLVGPNGTVYSLLNRSGGSADNVDQTFTIDASAQPLNGTWKLRVQDRANIDVGYIARWTLTP comes from the coding sequence TTGTCCCTGCGACACCGCACGCTCATCCGGCGCAGACGCGCCTCCGCCGTCGCCCTCACCGCAGTCGGGGCCCTGCTGGCCCTGGCCGCCCCCAATCTCGCCACCGCGGCCCCGGCCGACCCGGGCGGCCCTGCGAAGATCACCGCCACACCTCGGGCCGGCGCCGACCAGACGTCCCTGACGCCCGCCCGCCGCACCGCCCTGATCAAGACCGCCCAGTCCAAGGCGGCCGGCACGGCGGAGCGGATCGGCCTCGGCGGCAAGGAGAAGCTGGTCGTCAAGGACGTCATCAAGGACGCCGACGGCACCACGCACACCCGCTACGAGCGCACCTACTCCGGGTTGCCCGTCCTCGGCGGCGACCTCGTCGTCCACGACAAGAGCGGCCGTACGACCGTCACCAAGGCGAACAAGGCCGACCTCGCGCCGGCCACCCTCAGCCCGAAGATCTCGGCTGCCGGGGCCGCCGGCAAGGCACTTGACGTGTCGAGGAAGGCCGAGGTCAAGGGTTCCGAGACGGAGCGGGCGCCGCGGCTCGTGGTGTGGGCCGGTTCCGGCAAGCCCGTGCTGGCCTGGGAGACCGTCGTCGAGGGCGCGCAGGAGGACGGCACGCCCAGCGAGCTCCAGGTCGTCACCGACGCCGCCACCGGCAAGCAGCTCCTGGCCGCCGAGAAGGTGCACACCGGCTCCGGCACGGGCCAGTACGCCGGCGAGGTCCAGCTCGGTACCACCCTGACCGGATCGACGTACCAGCTCGTCGACCCGGACCGCGCCGGGCAGAAGACGTACGACCTCAACCAGGGCACCTCGGGCACCGGGACCCTGTTCACGGACGACAACGATGTCTGGGGCGACGGCCTGCCGTCCAACCGTCAGACCGCCGGCGTCGACGTCGCCTTCGGTGCGGCGGCCACCTGGGACTACTACAAGGAGGCCCACGGCCGCAACGGCATCCGCAACGACGGTGTCGCCGCCTACAGCCGCGCCCACTACGGCAACAACTACGTCAACGCCTTCTGGCAGGACTCCTGCTTCTGCATGACGTACGGCGACGGCTCGGGCAACACCCACCCGCTGACCGCACTCGACGTGGCCGCCCACGAGATGAGCCACGGCGTCACCGCCGCCACCGCGGGCCTGGTGTACTCCGGTGAGTCCGGCGGGCTCAACGAGGCCACCTCCGACATCTTCGCCGCCGCCGTCGAGTTCTACGAGGACCTGCCCGCCGACCCCGCGGACTATCTCGTCGGCGAGAAGATCGACATCAACGGCAACGGCACCCCGCTGCGCTACATGGACAAGCCCTCCAAGGACGGCGCCTCCAGGGACAACTGGAGCTCCACCCTGGGCGGCATCGACGTCCACTACTCCTCGGGGCCCGCGAACCACTTCTTCTACCTGCTCTCCGAGGGCAGCGGCGCCAAGACCGTCAACGGCGTGTCCTACGACAGCCCGACGTACGACGGTCAGTCCGTCACCGGCATCGGCATCCAGAACGCCGCCGCGATCTGGTACCGCGCGCTGACGACGTACATGACCTCCACGACCAACTACGCGGGTGCCCGCACCGCCACCCTGTCTGCGGCCGCGGACCTGTTCGGTGCCTACAGCCCGACCTACCTGGCCGTCGCCGACTCCTGGGCCGCGATCAACGTCGGCAACCGCATCGCTCTCGGCGTCAACCTCGCCCCGGTCGCCGACCAGATCAGCGGCGTCAACCAGGAGGTCAGCCTCCAGCTGGACGCGTACACCACCAACACCGGAGCCTCCCTCACCTACGAGGCCACCGGACTGCCCGACGGCCTGAGTATCAGCCAGAGCGGCCTGATCAGCGGCACCCCGACCACCCTGGGCACCAGCGACGTCACCATCAAGGTGACCGACAGCACCGGGGCGACCGTCTCGGACACCTTCAGCTGGCAGATCGCCTACGTCTACGCCAACTCCACCCGGGTGGACATCCCCGACAACGGGGCCGCCGTCGAGTCCCCGGTGACCATCACCGGCCGCGACGGCAACGCCTCGGCGACCACCTCGGTCTACGTCAACATCGTCCACACCTACCGCGGTGACCTGACCGTCGACCTCGTCGGCCCGAACGGCACCGTCTACTCCCTCCTCAACCGCAGCGGCGGCTCCGCCGACAACGTCGACCAGACCTTCACGATCGACGCCTCCGCACAGCCCCTCAACGGCACGTGGAAACTGCGCGTGCAGGACCGGGCGAACATCGACGTGGGCTACATCGCCCGCTGGACGCTGACGCCGTGA
- a CDS encoding tetratricopeptide repeat protein, whose product MQRHDWVESAGELFEAAMFGGDASALDQSDALLDAVEAPLSMSRGKVLHVRFLNDREENSQELVLFERAAELYERLGDASGEADALFWIGCWHQVVKGDGVTGEPYFERSYALAKSVDDRMTMSYAIRHLGFADKDAGHFDRARERLTESVMLRREIGFRPGEAAGLVALAYLAAETGDPSAAFRHLDEAQSVAESCGAKAVSGWIEQARTLIRP is encoded by the coding sequence ATGCAAAGGCATGACTGGGTCGAAAGTGCGGGAGAGCTGTTCGAAGCGGCGATGTTCGGCGGGGACGCGTCCGCGCTGGACCAGTCCGATGCCCTGCTGGACGCGGTCGAGGCGCCGCTTTCCATGTCGCGGGGCAAGGTGCTGCATGTCCGTTTCCTGAACGACCGCGAGGAGAACAGCCAGGAACTGGTGCTGTTCGAGCGCGCGGCCGAGTTGTACGAGCGATTGGGGGACGCGTCGGGTGAAGCGGACGCGTTGTTCTGGATCGGCTGCTGGCACCAGGTGGTCAAGGGTGACGGCGTCACCGGCGAACCGTACTTCGAGCGGTCGTACGCTCTGGCGAAGTCCGTGGACGACCGGATGACGATGTCCTATGCCATTCGGCATCTTGGCTTCGCGGACAAGGACGCAGGCCATTTCGATCGGGCCCGCGAGCGATTGACCGAGTCGGTGATGCTGCGCCGGGAGATCGGCTTCAGGCCCGGGGAAGCGGCCGGCCTGGTGGCACTGGCCTACCTCGCGGCCGAAACCGGCGACCCGTCGGCGGCGTTCCGACACCTCGACGAGGCGCAGTCGGTCGCCGAGAGCTGCGGCGCCAAGGCCGTGTCGGGGTGGATCGAGCAGGCCCGGACGCTCATACGACCCTAG
- a CDS encoding vWA domain-containing protein, whose amino-acid sequence MIETSRRDRASAISLSKVQERAPDLVSLYKTAGTSIRNHGLEGVRAAVYLVLDRSGSMRPYYANGTMQHLAEQVLTLSAHLDDDGTVPVVFFSTDVDGTTDLNLGGHRGRINKLHENLGHMGRTNYHWAMDEVIDHYLDSASEAPALVIFQTDGGPTSRPAAERYLCKAARLPLFWQFIGFGDPADNEFAFLRKLDTLAVPDRRVVDNAGFFHAGRTPRNVSDGLLFDRLLGEFPDWLAAARSAGVV is encoded by the coding sequence GTGATCGAGACGAGCCGCAGGGACCGCGCCTCCGCCATCAGCCTTTCCAAGGTGCAGGAGCGAGCGCCCGACCTGGTCAGCCTCTACAAGACGGCGGGGACCAGCATCCGTAACCACGGGCTGGAAGGGGTGCGGGCCGCGGTGTACCTCGTACTGGACCGCTCAGGCTCCATGCGGCCCTACTACGCGAACGGCACGATGCAGCACCTCGCGGAGCAGGTACTGACGCTGTCCGCCCACCTCGACGACGACGGCACCGTCCCCGTGGTCTTCTTCTCCACCGACGTGGACGGAACCACCGACCTCAACCTCGGCGGGCACCGCGGCCGCATCAACAAACTGCACGAGAACCTCGGGCACATGGGGCGCACGAACTACCACTGGGCGATGGACGAGGTCATCGACCACTACCTCGACTCCGCGAGCGAGGCGCCCGCCCTGGTGATCTTCCAGACGGACGGAGGGCCCACCAGCAGGCCCGCCGCCGAGCGCTACCTGTGCAAGGCCGCCCGTCTGCCCCTGTTCTGGCAGTTCATCGGCTTCGGCGACCCCGCCGACAACGAGTTCGCGTTCCTGCGCAAGCTCGACACCCTCGCCGTACCCGACCGCCGAGTCGTCGACAACGCCGGCTTCTTCCACGCCGGACGCACGCCAAGGAACGTAAGCGACGGCCTCCTTTTCGATCGGCTGCTCGGGGAGTTTCCGGATTGGCTCGCCGCCGCGCGCAGCGCAGGTGTCGTGTAG
- a CDS encoding HIT family protein, translated as MTGDWRTDRIGAALRGENPTVLRRLESGFAVIGDVQFLPGYSVLLVDDPGVQRLSDLPRGKRLSFLSDMDRLGEAVERACLRLDPGFRRVNLEILGNTDPFLHAHVWPRYEWEPAELVGKPVWLYPPDRWSDERFRLGPRHDALREAILSELDRLGPTPGSRRSTS; from the coding sequence ATGACCGGCGACTGGCGGACGGATCGGATCGGGGCCGCTCTGCGGGGCGAGAACCCGACCGTGCTGCGGCGACTTGAGTCCGGCTTCGCGGTGATCGGCGACGTTCAGTTCCTGCCCGGCTATTCGGTGCTCCTCGTGGACGATCCCGGCGTCCAACGGCTGTCCGACCTGCCGAGGGGCAAGCGACTGTCGTTCCTGTCGGACATGGACCGACTGGGGGAGGCCGTCGAGCGGGCCTGCCTGCGTCTGGACCCCGGCTTCCGGCGGGTCAACCTGGAGATTCTCGGCAACACGGACCCTTTTCTGCACGCTCACGTCTGGCCGCGGTACGAGTGGGAGCCGGCCGAACTGGTCGGCAAGCCGGTCTGGCTGTATCCCCCCGACCGGTGGAGCGACGAGCGGTTCAGGCTCGGCCCCCGGCACGATGCCCTGCGGGAAGCGATCCTCAGCGAACTGGACCGGCTGGGCCCGACGCCCGGGTCACGTCGGAGTACGTCGTGA
- a CDS encoding alpha/beta fold hydrolase has product MDGEGDDGAGGVFMGEYVEAGGTRIWTESRGHGPDVLLVAGLGDPVEAWEAQLAGLSDQYRVIAFDNRGTGRTALPDGPLSVASMADDAADVLRALGIDRAHIAGFSGGSAIAQELALRHPASVRSLVLTSTWARGDAYFAAMGRAWHWLVTAAPDERAALEAFFLWIYTQRAHVDGTVRRFIDETLAFPHPQSTEAFQRQLDSFMRHDTLDRLPAITAPTLVLAGEQDITTPPRLGRVVADLVPGAHFEIIEGEAHQPFQESPEDFNTRVRAFWREVEGQTPPP; this is encoded by the coding sequence ATGGACGGTGAGGGCGACGATGGCGCGGGAGGTGTGTTCATGGGCGAGTACGTCGAAGCCGGCGGTACCAGGATCTGGACGGAGAGTCGGGGGCATGGTCCCGATGTCCTGCTGGTCGCGGGGCTGGGCGATCCCGTGGAGGCGTGGGAGGCGCAGCTTGCAGGGCTGTCGGACCAGTACCGGGTCATCGCCTTCGACAACCGAGGAACTGGGCGCACTGCGTTGCCGGACGGACCCTTGTCCGTGGCTTCGATGGCCGACGACGCGGCGGATGTGCTCCGGGCGCTGGGAATCGACAGGGCGCACATTGCCGGCTTCTCGGGCGGCAGCGCGATCGCGCAGGAGCTGGCGCTCCGTCACCCCGCGTCCGTGCGCAGTCTCGTCCTGACCAGTACGTGGGCACGGGGCGACGCCTATTTCGCCGCAATGGGCCGTGCCTGGCACTGGCTGGTCACGGCCGCGCCCGACGAGCGTGCCGCGCTGGAGGCGTTCTTCCTGTGGATCTACACGCAGCGCGCGCACGTCGACGGCACGGTGCGGCGCTTCATCGACGAGACGCTCGCCTTCCCCCACCCGCAGTCCACTGAGGCCTTCCAGCGCCAGCTGGACTCGTTCATGCGGCACGACACGCTGGATCGGCTGCCCGCGATCACCGCACCGACCCTCGTCCTGGCCGGCGAACAGGACATCACCACACCGCCACGACTCGGACGGGTCGTGGCCGACCTCGTCCCCGGCGCCCACTTCGAGATCATCGAGGGGGAGGCCCATCAGCCCTTCCAGGAGTCACCGGAGGATTTCAACACACGGGTTCGCGCATTCTGGCGCGAGGTCGAGGGACAGACACCGCCGCCCTGA
- a CDS encoding bifunctional o-acetylhomoserine/o-acetylserine sulfhydrylase produces the protein MSQPIDSVTAGHTPEDEPAGPDTSAWSFETKQVHAGAAPDPTTGARATPIYQTTSFVFRDTQHAADLFSLAEPGNIYTRIHNPTQDVFEQRVAALEGGVAAVALSSGQAAETLAILTLASSGDHIVSSASLYGGTYNLFRHTLPKLGIEVSFVDDPDDFEAWRAAIRPNTKALFAETLGNPRGNVLDVRAVADVAHEAGVPLIVDNTVPTPFLLRPIEHGADIVVHSATKFLGGHGTAIAGVVVDGGTFDFGAHAERFPDFTEPDPSYHGLQYWPALGPGAFAIKLRVQLLRDLGPALSPHSAFLLLQGVETLSLRIERHSANAQALAEWLEQRDEVAAVHYPGLESSRWYEAGRRFLPRGAGAVLAFELRDGVEAGKRFVDAVELFSHLANIGDVRSLIIHPASTTHSQLDAEQLAATGTSPGLVRLSVGIESLADLKADLEAGFRAAKGAS, from the coding sequence ATGAGCCAGCCCATCGACTCCGTCACCGCAGGCCACACCCCCGAGGACGAGCCCGCCGGGCCCGACACCTCTGCGTGGTCCTTCGAGACCAAGCAGGTCCACGCCGGTGCGGCGCCGGATCCGACGACCGGCGCCCGGGCGACGCCGATCTACCAGACGACGTCGTTCGTGTTCCGGGACACCCAGCACGCGGCCGACCTGTTCTCGCTGGCCGAGCCCGGAAACATCTACACCCGGATCCACAACCCCACCCAGGACGTCTTCGAGCAGCGCGTCGCCGCGCTGGAGGGTGGTGTGGCAGCCGTGGCGCTGTCCTCCGGGCAGGCCGCGGAGACGCTGGCGATCCTGACGCTGGCGAGTTCAGGGGACCACATCGTCTCCAGCGCGTCACTGTACGGCGGCACGTACAACCTGTTCCGCCACACGCTGCCGAAGCTCGGCATCGAGGTGTCCTTCGTCGACGATCCCGACGACTTCGAGGCCTGGCGGGCGGCGATCCGGCCGAACACCAAGGCACTGTTCGCGGAGACGCTGGGCAATCCCCGCGGCAACGTGCTGGACGTACGGGCGGTCGCGGACGTCGCCCATGAGGCCGGGGTGCCGCTGATCGTGGACAACACGGTCCCGACTCCCTTCCTGCTACGGCCCATCGAGCACGGCGCGGACATCGTCGTGCACTCGGCGACCAAGTTCCTGGGCGGGCACGGCACCGCCATCGCGGGTGTCGTCGTCGACGGCGGCACCTTCGACTTCGGCGCCCATGCCGAGCGGTTCCCCGACTTCACCGAGCCCGACCCCAGCTACCACGGCCTCCAGTACTGGCCCGCGCTCGGCCCGGGCGCCTTCGCGATCAAGCTCCGGGTCCAGCTGCTGCGCGACCTCGGCCCCGCCCTTTCCCCGCACTCGGCGTTCCTGCTCCTCCAGGGCGTGGAGACGCTCAGCCTGCGCATCGAACGGCACTCAGCGAACGCCCAGGCCCTGGCCGAGTGGCTGGAGCAGCGCGACGAGGTCGCCGCCGTCCATTACCCGGGGCTGGAGTCCAGCCGCTGGTACGAGGCGGGGCGGAGGTTTCTGCCGCGCGGGGCCGGTGCGGTGCTGGCCTTCGAGCTGCGGGACGGCGTCGAGGCGGGCAAGCGGTTCGTGGACGCCGTCGAGCTGTTCAGCCATCTCGCCAACATCGGTGACGTACGCAGCCTCATCATCCACCCGGCGTCCACCACCCACAGCCAGCTGGACGCCGAGCAGCTCGCGGCCACCGGCACCTCCCCCGGCCTGGTGCGTCTGTCGGTCGGCATCGAGAGCCTCGCCGACCTCAAGGCGGACCTGGAGGCCGGGTTCCGGGCGGCGAAGGGCGCGTCCTGA
- a CDS encoding DUF1684 domain-containing protein: MTVQDSPTDIDAFAAEWEAWHRQKDASLAHEHGFLAVTGLHWLAGDPQRFPDAPGTWSTGDDGVTVELREGEELVVDGVPARGRHGFGVIPERGGVNAVWGDAVIEVAKRGGQDVIRPRHPDHALRADFAGTPAYAPHPRWVVAGRYFPFAEPRPTTVGASVEGLQHVYDAPGEVRFEVDGRELSLTAFNGHAPGSLLVLFTDATSGVTTYAANRALNIDAPGPDGTVVLDFNRATNLPCAYTDFATCPLPPAENRLPVAVEAGEKIPYERKPAGQ, encoded by the coding sequence ATGACCGTCCAGGACTCCCCCACCGACATCGACGCCTTCGCCGCCGAATGGGAGGCATGGCACCGACAGAAGGACGCCTCCCTCGCCCATGAGCACGGGTTTCTCGCCGTCACCGGTCTGCACTGGCTGGCCGGCGATCCGCAGCGGTTCCCCGACGCGCCCGGCACCTGGTCGACGGGCGACGACGGCGTCACCGTCGAGCTCAGGGAGGGAGAGGAACTCGTCGTCGACGGGGTGCCCGCGCGCGGACGGCACGGCTTCGGTGTCATCCCGGAACGCGGCGGAGTCAACGCCGTATGGGGCGATGCGGTGATCGAGGTCGCCAAGCGCGGCGGGCAGGACGTCATCCGGCCGCGGCACCCCGACCACGCGCTGCGCGCGGACTTCGCCGGGACGCCGGCGTACGCACCGCATCCGCGCTGGGTCGTCGCCGGCCGGTACTTCCCCTTCGCCGAGCCGCGACCGACCACCGTGGGTGCCTCGGTCGAAGGGCTGCAACATGTCTACGACGCGCCTGGGGAGGTCCGTTTCGAGGTCGACGGCCGGGAGCTGAGCCTGACCGCGTTCAACGGGCACGCGCCCGGCAGCCTGCTGGTGCTGTTCACCGACGCGACCTCCGGCGTGACCACGTACGCGGCCAACCGCGCCCTCAACATCGACGCGCCCGGCCCCGACGGCACGGTGGTGCTCGACTTCAACCGCGCCACCAACCTGCCCTGCGCCTACACCGACTTCGCGACCTGCCCGCTGCCGCCCGCCGAGAACCGGCTCCCGGTCGCCGTCGAGGCCGGCGAGAAGATCCCGTACGAGCGGAAGCCCGCCGGGCAGTGA
- a CDS encoding LLM class flavin-dependent oxidoreductase, whose protein sequence is MSEVAATGISSLSFLTPGNFAEDDPYAGLDDTLRLFEIGERLGFDGAWIRQRHLERGVSSAAVFLAAASQRTRRIELGTAVIPIGYENPFRLAGDLALADALSRGRLQVGFSTGMPHADLMGHLVHEGD, encoded by the coding sequence GTGAGTGAGGTCGCCGCCACCGGGATCAGCTCGCTCTCGTTCCTGACACCGGGCAACTTCGCGGAGGACGACCCGTATGCGGGTCTGGACGACACGCTGCGGTTGTTCGAGATCGGCGAGCGCCTGGGGTTCGACGGTGCCTGGATACGGCAGCGGCATCTGGAGCGCGGGGTGTCCTCGGCGGCGGTGTTCCTCGCCGCCGCGAGCCAGCGCACCCGGCGCATCGAGCTGGGCACCGCGGTGATCCCGATCGGCTACGAGAATCCGTTCCGGCTCGCCGGGGACCTCGCGCTCGCGGACGCGCTCTCCCGTGGCCGCCTCCAGGTGGGGTTCAGCACCGGAATGCCGCACGCGGATCTGATGGGGCATCTGGTGCACGAGGGCGACTGA
- a CDS encoding TIGR03564 family F420-dependent LLM class oxidoreductase: MTIGAALPLDNGIDATVQLAREAHEAGLRSAWFGQTFTYDSPSLAAIVGREVPGLHVGTAAIPVFGRHPLIVSSQAQTAQAATAGRYHLGLALGTRQLTEAGFGIPYDRPIRLLREFLIALRPLLETGSTDFRGELLSAGTPLPAAVPGAEPPVPVLVAAMGPQALRVSGELADGILPYLAGPRALAEHIVPAVNAAAEAAGRPAPRIVAFVPGVVTADADAVRRTATDSLAFYERFPSYQRVIELSGATRAADLALIGDEETVAAGVRRYREAGATEVVFTATDLGTEADRHRTWKLLGELATG, from the coding sequence ATGACCATTGGAGCAGCGTTACCTCTCGACAACGGGATCGACGCCACCGTGCAGCTCGCGCGTGAAGCTCATGAGGCCGGACTGCGATCCGCATGGTTCGGCCAGACCTTCACCTACGACTCGCCCTCGCTGGCCGCGATCGTCGGTCGCGAGGTGCCCGGCCTGCATGTCGGCACCGCGGCGATACCCGTCTTCGGCCGCCATCCACTCATCGTCTCCAGCCAGGCCCAGACCGCACAGGCGGCGACTGCGGGCCGCTATCACCTCGGACTCGCCCTCGGGACCAGGCAGTTGACGGAAGCCGGATTCGGCATCCCGTACGACCGACCCATCCGCCTGCTCCGTGAATTCCTCATCGCCCTGCGCCCCCTCCTCGAAACGGGCAGCACCGACTTCCGCGGAGAGCTGCTGAGCGCGGGCACACCGCTCCCCGCCGCGGTGCCGGGCGCCGAACCGCCTGTGCCGGTCCTGGTCGCCGCCATGGGACCACAGGCACTGCGCGTATCCGGCGAACTCGCGGACGGCATCCTGCCCTACCTGGCAGGCCCTCGCGCCCTCGCCGAACACATCGTCCCGGCGGTCAACGCGGCGGCCGAGGCAGCGGGTCGGCCGGCACCGCGCATCGTGGCCTTCGTACCGGGCGTGGTCACCGCCGACGCCGACGCGGTGCGCCGGACCGCGACCGATTCGCTCGCGTTCTACGAGCGGTTCCCCTCCTACCAGCGCGTCATCGAACTCTCCGGCGCCACCCGCGCCGCCGACCTCGCGCTGATCGGCGACGAGGAGACCGTCGCCGCGGGAGTACGCCGATACCGGGAGGCGGGGGCGACGGAGGTGGTGTTCACGGCGACCGACCTCGGGACCGAGGCCGACCGGCACCGCACCTGGAAGCTGCTCGGAGAACTGGCCACCGGCTGA